A window of the Lolium perenne isolate Kyuss_39 chromosome 7, Kyuss_2.0, whole genome shotgun sequence genome harbors these coding sequences:
- the LOC127316242 gene encoding uncharacterized protein isoform X2 has translation MEGKGLHLHGSGELSWPVRGFASNHVGWDHMALDILEEVSFKALPHSEFEASLEGLLGFVAPNSINCRSPPATLAGRDQAVLAQAWCFP, from the exons ATGGAAGGGAAG GGATTGCATTTGCATGGTTCAGGAGAGCTCTCGTGGCCGGTTCGGGGATTTGCTAGCAATCATGTTGGCTGGGATCACATGGCGCTTGATATCCTCGAGGAAGT GAGCTTCAAAGCATTGCCACACTCAGAATTTGAG GCCAGCCTTGAAGGCTTGCTTGGCTTTGTTGCCCCGAACTCAATTAATTGTCGCTCGCCTCCAGCTACTTTAGCCGGGCGTGACCAGGCTGTTCTAGCTCAGGCGTGGTGCTTCCCGTAA
- the LOC127316242 gene encoding uncharacterized protein isoform X1 yields MEGKESSRGRFGDLLAIMLAGITWRLISSRKYLWNIYLHNFTCLCLLRSFKALPHSEFEASLEGLLGFVAPNSINCRSPPATLAGRDQAVLAQAWCFP; encoded by the exons ATGGAAGGGAAG GAGAGCTCTCGTGGCCGGTTCGGGGATTTGCTAGCAATCATGTTGGCTGGGATCACATGGCGCTTGATATCCTCGAGGAAGT ATTTATGGAACATTTATCTTCATAATTTCACATGTTTGTGTCTTCTCAGGAGCTTCAAAGCATTGCCACACTCAGAATTTGAG GCCAGCCTTGAAGGCTTGCTTGGCTTTGTTGCCCCGAACTCAATTAATTGTCGCTCGCCTCCAGCTACTTTAGCCGGGCGTGACCAGGCTGTTCTAGCTCAGGCGTGGTGCTTCCCGTAA